In Vicugna pacos chromosome 10, VicPac4, whole genome shotgun sequence, the following proteins share a genomic window:
- the PPP1R14B gene encoding LOW QUALITY PROTEIN: protein phosphatase 1 regulatory subunit 14B (The sequence of the model RefSeq protein was modified relative to this genomic sequence to represent the inferred CDS: inserted 1 base in 1 codon; deleted 1 base in 1 codon): MLQLPPGAPAAAXRRGAARSRAHELTRASGPVPAGGRPGGGGAGRGSTAHVAPAAAMADSGPAGGAALAAPAPGPGSGGPGPRVYFQSPPGAAGEGPGGADDEGPVRRQGKVTVKYDRKELRKRLNLEEWILEQLTRLYDCQEEEIPELEIDVDELLDMESDDTRAARVKELLVDCYKPTEAFISGLLDKIRGMQKLSTPQKK, translated from the exons ATGCTGCAGCTGCCCCCgggcgcccccgccgccg ctcgCCGCGGAGCCGCACGGAGCCGAGCGCACGAGCTAACCCGAGCCAGCGGCCCGGTGCCAGCCGGCGGGCGTCCCGGAGGCGGCGGCGCAGGGAGGGGCTCGACG GCGCACGTGGCCCCGGCGGCCGCCATGGCGGACAGCGGCCCCGCGGGGGGCGCGGCGTTGGCGGCCCCGGCCCCCGGGCCGGGTAGTGGCGGCCCAGGGCCCCGCGTCTATTTTCAGAGCCCGCCTGGGGCTGCAGGCGAGGGCCCGGGCGGAGCGGACGACGAGGGCCCAGTGAGGCGCCAGGGGAAGGTCACGGTCAAGTACGACCGCAAGGAGCTACGGAAGCGCCTCAACCTGGAGGAGTGGATCCTGGAGCAGCTCACTCGTCTCTACGACTGCCAG gaagaGGAGATCCCAGAGCTGGAGATTGATGTGGATGAACTCCTGGACATGGAGAGCGATGATACTCGGGCTGCCAGGGTCAAG GAGCTGCTGGTTGACTGTTACAAACCCACTGAG gCCTTCATCTCTGGCCTGCTGGACAAGATCCGGGGCATGCAGAAGCTGAGCACACCCCAGAAGAAGTAA